CTCTCTTCTGGCCTTCCCACCTCTCTCCCCTGTTCTCCTGAGCTCCTGTTCCttacctcccctccccaccagctCCTCACCCAGGGGGCTGTGGCCCAGGCTGTCACCAGTGGAGGAACCAAAGGCAACTTCTTCACCATGTTTCTGGCCGGCTCTCTGGCCGTGACGGTGGCCATCTACGTGGGTGGTAACGTCTCAGGTGAGGAGAGGGACCTGTCTTCGGAGGAGCCGGGCCGGGCGCGTGAGTGTGCATGCACTGGGGGTGGTGAAAAGGCAGCTCCTGTGGTGACTCACGGACATTATCTCCTCGGACTTGTTCAATGCCCTGGATTGAGATATACCTttggtccctccagcctctgccctTTCTATATCTCTCCATCTCCCGTCCTCACACTAATCCCTGGCTCACCTAGACAGAGCCTGGCAGGGCCTGGAGGGTGACCGCTGTCTCCTCGCGTCCCCCACGCAAAGCCATGTCTGCTCGGACCTTGCCTGCGTGTCCTCAGACACTGCGTCGGTGCGCCTGGCTGGAACCTTGAGATACAGTGTGCGCTGTAGTGGTTTGTGGCCACACCTTGGCTTCACCGTGTGACTGTCGCACATCCCctaacctctttgagcctcaccTTCCCAATCCATGAGGTGTGAGTGATCCTATCTGCTTGAGGGTCAGGGGGAATGAGTGACGTTGCGGGGGGCCCGTGCCCGGCAGAGCACGGCATGGACACTGGTTTTCTTCCCTTCATGCTCGAAGGGGCCCACCTGAATCCAGCTTTCTCCCTGGCCATGTGTCTCCTGGGACGCCTCCCCTGGGCCAAGCTCCCCGTTTACATCCTGGTGCAGCTGTTGTCTGCTTTCTGTGCCTCAGGCACCACCTACGCCCTCTACTATGGTAACACAGGGAGCAGGGTTGGGGCTGCCTCAGAACAGTGTGGGGTGAGCAAAGGTGGAAACCCTGGGTGTCCGCTGCCCCCCAGATGCTATACAGGACTATACCGGTGGGAACCTGACCGTGTCTGGTCCCAAGGAGACAGCTTCCATCTTTGCAACCTACCCCGCCCCCTATCTGTCCCTGAACAATGGCTTCCTGGATCAGGTAAGTGTGAGTGGGGAAATGTGGGGCGCCCTAATGTTTGCCCCTGTCCTGTGGGATCCCCAGCCTATTACAGTCCAGGCTGTCGGTGGGAAAGTGGGGTTCGTTCTGCCTTGTTGATctccttccccacctccaccccctccaAGTGGCCTGTGTTGGACAAAGCCTTATAACttgggggtggaggtggcctGGAATGCAGGAGCGGGAGAGAGCAGATGGAGCCCTGGCAGCTGACGGGGGTCGTTTCGCCTTTGTCAATGTGAAGGTTCTGGGCACCGGGATGCTCATCGTGGGAATCCTGGCCATCCTGGACACACAAAACAAAGGCGTGCCTGCAGGCCTGGAGCCCGTGGCCGTGGGACTGCTCATCCTGGTCATCGGGCTCTCCATGGGTGCCAACTGTGGGTTCCCTATCAACCCTGCCAGGGACCTGGGTCCCCGGCTTTTCACCTACGTAGCTGGCTGGGGCCCTGAAGTCTTCAGGTGGGAAACTGCTCCCCTGGCGCCGTCCCTCTACTTACTTCCTCTTTCTAAGGGCTCTGTTCCTGGGCCCCAGCCCCCTTCTATGAAGTAGGTCTCTTGGCCTCTTAGAACAGTGTCCTTCCTCCAAGTCCCAGGTTGTCCCTTGCCTCCCCTGAAACAATAGTATTTAGAGGTTATGTCCGCGAGCATATTACATTACCTCTTTGGGCATTAGTGACAGCATCAGCAAAGTGGGTCTATTCAGATATTACCTAAGGCGTGTCACTGGATCGAGCTTTGCTGGGGTTCCCCGTAAGTGCTATGCTTTGATGCCAAAACACGCCTTTTCAGTGACCATCACCTTTGGAACTACTTTATGGAGCTCTCTCGTCCAGGCATTGGCGGGAAAGACTCGGCCAGTCACCCCTGATGTCTCCCTTTTGTCCTTCTCTTGCAGTGCTGGCAATGGCTGGTGGTGGGTGCCAGTGGTAGCCCCCCTTGTAGGTGCCATGCTCGGCACAGCCGTATACCAGCTGATGGTAGCTCTGCACCACCCGGAGAACTTGGCGCCAGCTCAGGATCTGGAGTTGGTCCTATGCAAACCCTCAGATTCGAAAACTCCTGCCTCAGCTCAGACGCCCGAGTGTAAGCTCTGATTGTCACCTCCCTCCAGGACACTGCGGAGGACCCAGGCCTGCTGGCAAGACAGacgttctctttctctctattagTATGCCAGGCCCTGGGCCGGTGTCCGAATTCCTCCCTTCACCCGTTTAGGCATCTCTTCCTCCTAAACTGGGAAGAATGCCTGGACAGAGGAAACCCGCGGCGGCTGAGAGCCTCAGCAGGTTTCTGACTCTGAGGGACCCCAGGGACGCAGTTCCCGAAAGCCGCCGCGAGAGGGTGCGCACCCTGGATGCTGGCTTGAGGGGGGGCGGGAATCTTAAGAGTCGGGGGCACCGACCATCCAGTTGGGGGGGGGCATAACTTCCTCCAAAGCTCTGTCCCCGCTGCCAGCCCTTCTAATGCCAGCGCCACCCGCACCCCTGAGATTCAGGCCCCGGGTATAGCAGTTGGGGGCAGGGGCCGGGGCTCTGCCGAGGGGGTGGGTGccggggttgggggggtgggcaGCGCAGCACCGCCTGCTCcggagaaactgagacacaagCAATACCTAGACATTGGAGCGCTGTGCCACTGGGGACAGAAAGGCAGGCGAAGGCACCGAGGGCGGGACGGGCGCGTGGGGCACGCGGAGAGAACAGCGGGGGGCCGAGCGGGGAACGCGCGCCGAGGAAAGCGCCCCTGGCTCCCCGCCGCCCGCCTCCCCGCGCCCGCCCGCAGGAGCTGCTCTCGGCAGAGAAGGCAGAGCTCCCCTGCTCCCTTCCAAATAaagagaaacctcagagccaccCAGCCTCCCCAGTCGTACATTTTGTGGCGGGATGGATGGGGGGGACCGTGGGACGGGCGACCCGGGGCCCTGCGGCGCTGATTGCGCCTCGGAAGGGTCGAGACCCCCCCCCTCTGCCCGGCACCAAGATGGCGCCGCCGCCTTCGCGCTCCCACTcgccccccgcccgccccccGCCCTGCACCGCCGCCTCCGTCACTTCCGCCCCGCCGCGGCCGAAACTGCCTCAAAGTAGCCGGCCCAGGCCCGGGGGGAGCGGGGCCGCAGCTGGGGGGGGCGGGAGCCCGCGGGGAGCCGAGCCGAGcgccccccgccccagcccccggCATGGGCAGGACCGGGCCGCCGGGCCGGGCGCCGGGCGCTGAGCGCTGAGGTGAGCCGGGCCGGGCCGGAGCGGGcgggagggcaggggcaggcgGCTCGGGGCTGGGGGGCCGGAGCGGCCCGGGGCCGGGGGTGTGTACGGGGGAGGGCAGGGCCCGGGGAGTCGGGAGCTCCGGTGAGACGGAGGAGGGGAGCTGGGTGATTGCAGGGAACGGGATGTCGGGGTGCCTGAGGATGGGGGACCGGTCCGCAGGACGGGAGGACGGGGAGCTGGAGGGATGCAGGGGTGCCGAGGAGAAGGGGCTTAACGCTGCGCCCCGCCCCCCAGGCCGGGAGCTCAGAGCTGTGGAGTGAGTTCTGGGTTCTGTCCTTGGTGATGGATGGTTTTGGAGGTGGTGTTGGCCGCCCTATTTCCATTTCCTCCTGTTTTCCTGGCTTGCGCACAAATATCCCTGCCAGGTTCCTCTGAAAACAAGGGGTCAGGCTTCGGGGGTCTAGGCTGGAAGCGGCAGGGGCCAGACTGGAGGAGGAGCCGTCTTCTTCCATGGAGCCTTGCCTCCTTCCCAGGACTGGCTATTTTTATCCCGAATGTGGCTGCAGAGGGGGCTGGGGCAGGATGAGGGGCAGGGCGACGTGGCTGATGGGCCTGGCTGTTCAGAAAACCCAGGCCACGTGAGACTGGAAAGGAGAAGTGAGAGGGGGTCCCTGTTCTCAGGTCTCTCCCTTCCTTTACTGTTACAGCCCCCTAAAGGGGATAAGGTCGGGGGTTTTGAGGTAAAACAACTCTGCTGGTCCATGTCCAGATTCCTCAAGGCATACATCGGGTTCCTGCATTAACTCTTTCATAGGACTCAAACCCAAATCTCACAGCTGGTAGTTTCTTCATAGCTCTCCTCCCTGAGGGTGGGGCTGGCCTCAGAGTTTGTGATACCCACCCCTGCATCCTCTCCTTTAACCTCTTGCTCCTCACTCCACCCTCCCATGACTCATAGGTTAGGCTGGGTGGACACCCTGGCTGGGGGCCTGGAGGAGGGTTTGGCATCCCTAAATGTGGACAAGGCTTTTCTTCCCCAGCCAGGCATCCTTGGCTGCCATAGCTGGGGACGGTCAGGGAGGAAAAGCTTCTAGCATTGCCTGGTCTGGGGTTTAGAGAGGGAGTCTCATCTAGTGAAGGGAGAACACCGTGGGGGTGACTGGGCTGTGGCCAGAGACTGTCATTATACAGGTTGGGCAGACGGCAATTAGTATCTCTTAGGGCTGACAGGCTGGCCGGGTTTGCCTAGTAGGCTGGAGGGAGGAGAGCTGAGGAGCAGGCAGAGGAGGAGAAAGGCATTCCAcccagacaaagaaaaagaaggtgaCCAGAGGACCTAGGATCCAGCAGCTGGTTTCCTTTGGGCCAGGATGGAGAAGAGGGATGAAGGAGACCCCGTGACCCAGTCTTGTAGGCCATGCTGTTTACCGTTTTAGGAAGAAGAAAGGACTTGGGGAGTGGAAGGAAGCAGAGACCTGCCTAACTGAGGCTCCCTGAGCCCATACTGGGTAGCTTACCGATTGGGCTAGGcatggggtgggagagagggaggaggcaaCTACCCCCCAGGGTTGAGAAGACCCCTCTGCCGGCCCCGCCTGAGAGGAAGTGGTTTGGGGACTGTGTGTGCAGGAAGTGAGGGCCAGGCCTCTAATGTGAGCTCCCCTGGAGGAGGTGAAAATGGAAGTCCctctgctgggggtgggagggcagctGGTGGATTATAATGACTTCGAAAAGGGTAGGACCTGCCCACCCTGTTTTCCTGCTGATCTGCCAGGTGTTTCCTGTCTCCTGTTCCCTCAACCCCACCCCTTGGGGAAATTCTGCTTTCTAGTAAACACAGACACCAGTCATTGTCACCAGGACACATGGGGGCATCCATTGTCTCTGGCATGGGTACCTTGAGAGCTGTGCCCCTCCTGTCAATATGTGGGCTCTTCCCGGTCCCTTTTCCTGTAGGCCTTGGCTCTATACACCATCAGTCTCCCTCTGTTATCCAAGGTGAGGGGATGGTGAGAGGTGTTGGGGAAGTCAGGAAGTCTCTTCTTCCCGGGACCCATCTGGGCagtgaaaggagaggaaaaggagaggTGTTGGCTGGTGTGGGGTTAGTTGGGAGAGGACTGGGGGAGGGGCAAGGTTAGAGCCGCAGAAGAGAAGCCTCAGGAGGGTCctaggaagggaaggaagaacgATTCTCAGCTTCAGCTTCATCACCTCATGGATGTCACCTTCCTGCAGGGTCTCCCATGGGATTGCTGGGACCTCGCTGGGTGAGATGGCACTGTGTGCAAAAAAGCGCTCCCCAGGTAAACCCACTGGGCGGGGTGTGTGACCCCTGGGACCATGGGGCGGGTGTCGTTATGGCTGGGGGAGCAAAGGGAAGGGCTTCTGGGATGGGTCTGAGAAAGGGGCAGACTGCAACCCCTACCCATCCTGGGGACAGCCTAGAAAACGGGATCCTTCCTCTTGATTCTTGAGCCGGGTTCTCGCCGGAGGGTGCTGAGTACCAGCCCCCTAACCCCCAAACGCAGGGACCCTTCTGTTGGGGCACCTGCAGCTCCTAGCTCCGGTCAGCCACGTTTTcatcctctctcctcccctttccccCCGCATTTTTTCATCCCGCCCAGACCTTCCCGTTCTCCTGCGGGCGGGGAGGAAAGCGGTTGTCCGGGACAACGCGGGCAGTCCCCTCGCCGGCATTGGCCGGGCCGGGGGAGGCGGGGCTCGCGCTGGCTGTCGCCTACGCGGCGGGCGCGCTGGCAGGCGGCGGCCCCTGCAGTCCCGGGAGCGGGCGGGGGTGGGGCCGGGTGTGCGCGCCGCGTCCCGGGCCACTCAGCGCGCGCTGGCGTCGGCGGGCGGCCGCGGCGGGTGGGCGGTGCAGCCGGGCGCGCCGGGGCTCCAGGTGCGGGTGGCCG
This is a stretch of genomic DNA from Tamandua tetradactyla isolate mTamTet1 chromosome 4, mTamTet1.pri, whole genome shotgun sequence. It encodes these proteins:
- the AQP10 gene encoding aquaporin-10, with amino-acid sequence MAGNTKTGFCETLVGGSTNGGVPFLRLWSSLSLRMPASSQGFLFPERHSWAVAAVLVGPLQTEGMVGREGTGCPPTVRSLSTAAVRDRLRIRSLLARQCLAEFLGVFVLMLLTQGAVAQAVTSGGTKGNFFTMFLAGSLAVTVAIYVGGNVSGAHLNPAFSLAMCLLGRLPWAKLPVYILVQLLSAFCASGTTYALYYDAIQDYTGGNLTVSGPKETASIFATYPAPYLSLNNGFLDQVLGTGMLIVGILAILDTQNKGVPAGLEPVAVGLLILVIGLSMGANCGFPINPARDLGPRLFTYVAGWGPEVFSAGNGWWWVPVVAPLVGAMLGTAVYQLMVALHHPENLAPAQDLELVLCKPSDSKTPASAQTPECKL